A genomic region of Microbacterium schleiferi contains the following coding sequences:
- a CDS encoding purine-nucleoside phosphorylase encodes MSDTLGNPLDDPHADPFEIARTAAADIARLTGVEHHDIALTLGSGWGKAADLIGETVATIPATDVTGFSKPALEGHVGSLRSIRTPKGRHVLVIGARTHYYEGHGPRRVVHSVRTAAATGARTMVLTNGAGGIKPSWKPGQPVLISDHINLTGASPLEGATFIDLTDLYSLRLRDVARMVDPTLDEGVYCQFRGPQYETPAEVRMAKTIGGHIVGMSTALEAIAARQAGMEILGFSLITNMAAGIQTTPLSHQEVIDAGKEAEPVISALLARVIGEL; translated from the coding sequence ATGTCAGATACCTTGGGCAACCCCCTCGATGACCCCCACGCCGACCCCTTCGAGATCGCTCGCACCGCGGCGGCAGACATCGCCCGCCTGACCGGCGTCGAGCATCACGACATCGCGTTGACCCTCGGCAGCGGATGGGGCAAGGCCGCCGACCTCATCGGTGAGACCGTAGCGACGATTCCGGCGACCGACGTCACGGGCTTCAGCAAGCCGGCGCTGGAAGGACACGTGGGGTCGCTGCGCAGCATCCGCACCCCGAAGGGTCGCCATGTTCTCGTCATCGGGGCGCGGACGCACTACTACGAGGGCCACGGGCCGCGCCGCGTGGTGCACAGCGTGCGCACGGCGGCCGCGACCGGGGCGAGGACGATGGTGCTCACGAACGGCGCTGGCGGCATCAAGCCGTCGTGGAAGCCCGGGCAGCCCGTGCTCATCAGCGATCACATCAACCTCACCGGCGCCTCACCGCTGGAGGGGGCGACATTCATCGACTTGACCGATCTGTACTCGCTGCGGCTGCGGGATGTCGCACGGATGGTGGATCCCACCCTCGACGAGGGTGTCTACTGCCAGTTCCGCGGACCTCAGTACGAGACACCCGCCGAAGTGCGGATGGCCAAGACCATCGGCGGCCACATCGTCGGGATGTCCACGGCCCTCGAGGCGATCGCCGCCCGCCAGGCCGGCATGGAGATCCTCGGCTTCTCGCTCATCACGAACATGGCAGCCGGTATCCAGACCACACCCCTGAGCCACCAGGAGGTCATCGACGCGGGCAAAGAAGCTGAGCCGGTGATCTCGGCACTGCTGGCGCGCGTCATCGGCGAGCTGTGA
- a CDS encoding NAD(P)H-quinone dehydrogenase, with the protein MSLSFERTQSVAIIGGGPGGYEAALAAAQLGADVTLVERAGVGGSAVITDVVPSKTLIATADAAVAIADAGELGVQLFAKGGDGRPLKPEIAINLAQVNKRVLALARQQSEDMRGSLLQAGVTILEGHGRIEDDNAVVVSTGPGGTDFDRIEADTLVVSVGASPRELSSAKPDGERILTWTQLYDMKTLPEHLIVVGSGVTGAEFASAYMNLGSKVTLISSRDQVLPGEDKDAAAVIESVFLRGGMTLLPKSRAKSVVREGDGVVVTLSDGTRVEGSHCLMAVGSIPNTAGIGLEQAGVQLTQSGHIRVNRVARTSVPNIYAAGDCTNFFPLASVAAMQGRTAVFHAFGDVVIPLEKRRITANIFTAPEIATVGWGEEDIAAGHLGGVVHKLPLSSNPRAKMMGISDGFVKLIARDGTGTVVGGVIVGPRASELIYPIAIAVERRLTVDQVSRVFAVYPSLAGTITDAARAMHIVDRDEPEE; encoded by the coding sequence ATGTCTTTGAGCTTCGAGCGCACCCAATCCGTCGCGATCATCGGCGGAGGCCCCGGCGGGTACGAGGCGGCGCTCGCGGCGGCTCAGTTGGGCGCGGATGTCACGCTCGTCGAGCGTGCCGGCGTTGGCGGATCCGCGGTCATCACCGACGTCGTGCCGTCGAAGACGCTCATCGCCACAGCCGATGCCGCCGTTGCGATCGCCGATGCGGGGGAGCTCGGGGTCCAGTTGTTCGCAAAGGGCGGTGACGGGCGTCCGCTGAAACCCGAGATCGCGATCAACCTCGCACAGGTGAACAAGCGCGTGCTCGCCTTGGCTCGCCAGCAGTCCGAGGACATGCGGGGGTCCCTCCTACAGGCGGGTGTCACGATTCTCGAGGGGCATGGTCGCATCGAGGACGACAACGCCGTGGTGGTTTCCACGGGCCCCGGTGGTACGGACTTCGACCGCATCGAGGCTGACACCCTGGTGGTGTCGGTGGGTGCTTCGCCGCGCGAGCTTTCCAGCGCCAAGCCCGACGGGGAACGCATCCTGACCTGGACCCAGCTCTACGACATGAAGACGCTGCCCGAGCACCTCATCGTCGTCGGTTCGGGTGTGACCGGCGCCGAGTTCGCCTCGGCGTACATGAACCTCGGCTCGAAGGTCACGCTCATCTCCAGCCGTGATCAGGTGCTCCCCGGTGAGGACAAGGATGCCGCGGCCGTCATCGAGAGCGTCTTCCTGCGCGGCGGGATGACGCTTCTTCCCAAGTCCCGGGCAAAATCCGTGGTCCGGGAGGGCGACGGTGTGGTCGTGACGCTCTCAGACGGCACCCGCGTCGAGGGAAGCCACTGCCTCATGGCGGTCGGATCGATCCCGAACACCGCGGGCATCGGCCTCGAACAGGCTGGTGTGCAGCTCACCCAGAGCGGCCACATCCGTGTGAACCGCGTCGCCCGAACGTCGGTTCCGAACATCTACGCGGCCGGCGACTGCACGAACTTCTTTCCGCTCGCGTCGGTCGCGGCGATGCAGGGACGCACCGCCGTGTTCCATGCCTTCGGGGACGTCGTCATCCCCCTCGAGAAGCGTCGCATCACCGCGAACATCTTCACGGCGCCCGAGATCGCGACAGTCGGCTGGGGTGAAGAGGACATCGCCGCGGGGCACCTCGGTGGTGTCGTCCATAAGCTGCCGCTCTCCTCGAACCCGCGGGCCAAGATGATGGGCATCTCCGACGGTTTCGTCAAGCTCATCGCCCGAGACGGCACCGGCACGGTTGTCGGTGGTGTCATCGTCGGACCCCGCGCTTCCGAGCTCATCTACCCGATCGCCATCGCCGTCGAGCGTCGCCTGACGGTCGACCAGGTCTCGCGCGTCTTCGCCGTCTACCCGTCGCTGGCAGGCACGATCACGGATGCCGCCCGAGCAATGCACATCGTCGACCGCGACGAGCCCGAAGAATAG
- a CDS encoding acetyl/propionyl/methylcrotonyl-CoA carboxylase subunit alpha, whose product MPHIAKVLVANRGEIAVRIIRAARDAGKGSVAVYADQDRDALHARLADEAYALDGSTSAETYLSIEKILSIARRSGADAVHPGYGFLAENADFARAVIAAGLTWIGPSPEAIEALGDKVTARHVAEKVGAPLAPGTPGPVAGADEVLAFVDTHGLPIAIKAAYGGGGRGLKVARAREEVAELFESATREAITAFGRGECFVEKYLDRPRHVETQCLADAEGTVVVISTRDCSLQRRHQKLVEEAPAPFLSDEQHRILVESSKAILREVGYLGAGTCEFLIGADGTISFLEVNTRLQVEHPVSEEVTGIDLVREQFRLAEGEPLGYDDPEPVGHSIEFRINGEDPGRNFLPQPGDIHVFKTFGGPGIRLDSGVTAGDTVGGAFDSLLAKIIVTGRDRAEALDRARRALDEFEVAGLPTVLPFHRKVVRDPAFTAENGEFGVYTSWIETAFDNDIPAWDGEIGAPRPEESRHTVVVEVAGKRLEVSLPDRVVTAPAGRGRPAVVPPSRRSHTSSGVSGASGNAVMAPMQATVVKIAVEDGQQVVKGDLVLVLEAMKMEQPIQAHKDGVVGAINATPGATVSAGHPLLTIS is encoded by the coding sequence ATGCCTCATATCGCCAAGGTCCTGGTTGCGAACCGCGGCGAGATCGCCGTCCGCATCATCCGTGCAGCACGGGATGCCGGCAAGGGCTCGGTGGCGGTGTACGCCGACCAGGATCGCGATGCACTCCACGCCCGCCTCGCCGACGAGGCATATGCGCTGGACGGCTCCACGAGCGCCGAGACCTATCTGTCGATCGAGAAGATCCTGTCGATCGCCCGGCGGTCGGGTGCCGATGCCGTTCACCCCGGATACGGCTTCCTCGCGGAGAACGCCGACTTCGCCCGGGCCGTGATCGCCGCCGGGCTCACCTGGATCGGTCCCTCTCCGGAGGCGATCGAAGCTCTCGGCGACAAAGTCACGGCTCGTCACGTTGCCGAGAAGGTCGGCGCCCCGCTCGCTCCCGGCACGCCCGGGCCTGTGGCCGGCGCCGACGAGGTCCTCGCGTTCGTCGACACCCACGGCCTGCCGATCGCGATCAAGGCCGCCTACGGCGGCGGCGGTCGCGGCCTGAAGGTCGCCCGCGCGCGCGAGGAGGTCGCTGAGCTCTTCGAGTCCGCGACCCGGGAGGCGATCACGGCATTCGGCCGCGGCGAGTGCTTCGTCGAGAAATACCTGGACCGGCCCCGACACGTCGAGACACAGTGCCTGGCGGATGCCGAGGGCACCGTTGTTGTCATCTCCACCCGCGACTGCTCGCTGCAGCGGCGCCACCAGAAGCTCGTCGAAGAGGCACCGGCCCCGTTCCTCAGCGACGAGCAGCACCGCATTCTCGTCGAGTCCTCCAAGGCGATCCTCCGCGAGGTCGGCTACCTCGGTGCCGGTACCTGCGAGTTCCTCATCGGCGCCGACGGCACGATCTCGTTCCTCGAGGTCAACACCCGCCTCCAGGTCGAGCATCCGGTCTCCGAAGAGGTCACCGGTATCGATCTCGTCCGTGAGCAGTTCCGCCTGGCCGAGGGAGAACCGCTCGGCTACGACGACCCGGAACCGGTGGGTCACTCGATCGAATTCCGCATCAACGGCGAAGACCCGGGCCGGAACTTCCTGCCCCAGCCCGGAGACATCCATGTCTTCAAAACCTTCGGGGGTCCCGGCATCCGTCTGGATTCGGGAGTGACCGCCGGCGACACCGTCGGCGGAGCCTTCGACTCCCTGCTCGCCAAGATCATCGTGACCGGTCGCGATCGCGCCGAGGCGCTGGATCGTGCGCGGCGGGCGCTCGACGAGTTCGAGGTGGCGGGGCTGCCGACCGTCCTACCGTTCCACCGGAAGGTCGTGCGTGACCCCGCCTTCACGGCCGAGAACGGCGAGTTCGGGGTCTATACGAGCTGGATCGAGACCGCGTTCGACAACGACATCCCGGCGTGGGACGGCGAGATCGGCGCACCCCGTCCGGAGGAATCCCGACACACCGTGGTCGTCGAGGTCGCCGGCAAGCGCCTCGAGGTGAGCCTGCCGGACCGCGTCGTGACCGCCCCCGCCGGACGCGGGCGTCCCGCGGTTGTGCCGCCGTCGCGCCGCTCCCACACGAGCAGCGGAGTGTCGGGCGCCTCGGGCAATGCCGTGATGGCGCCGATGCAGGCGACGGTCGTCAAGATCGCGGTCGAGGACGGGCAACAGGTCGTCAAGGGCGACCTCGTGCTTGTTCTCGAGGCCATGAAGATGGAGCAGCCGATTCAGGCGCACAAGGATGGCGTCGTCGGCGCGATCAACGCGACGCCCGGCGCGACGGTGTCGGCGGGGCACCCGCTGCTCACGATCTCCTGA
- a CDS encoding Maf family protein produces the protein MRVLLASTSPARRALLRQAGIDPLTMAPEVDEDAVIHAVESAEGRTLPPDEHVLLLARRKALDVVARLALDDPEFDGLVIGGDSMFELDGQVLGKPHEPSVATQRWHAMRGRTGTLHSGHSVYRVVPSQAPVEAHAVAHASVTFVDDITDTEISRYVDTGEPLAVAGAFTIDSLGGPFISRVEGDPSTVVGMSLSTLRKLARELGVVWTDLWNRSEDSSEHP, from the coding sequence ATGCGCGTCCTGCTGGCATCCACCTCCCCCGCCCGGCGCGCGCTGCTGCGCCAGGCGGGTATCGACCCGCTCACGATGGCTCCCGAGGTCGATGAGGATGCCGTCATCCACGCCGTCGAATCCGCCGAAGGCCGCACGCTGCCGCCCGACGAACACGTCCTCCTGCTGGCCCGGCGCAAGGCGCTGGACGTCGTAGCCCGGCTCGCGCTGGACGACCCCGAATTCGACGGGCTCGTCATCGGCGGTGATTCGATGTTCGAGCTTGACGGGCAGGTCCTCGGCAAGCCCCACGAGCCGTCCGTCGCAACGCAGCGCTGGCACGCGATGCGTGGACGCACCGGCACCCTGCACTCCGGACACAGCGTCTACCGCGTCGTCCCGAGTCAGGCTCCGGTTGAAGCGCACGCCGTCGCGCATGCGTCAGTGACCTTCGTCGACGACATCACGGATACCGAGATCTCGCGCTACGTCGACACCGGCGAACCACTCGCCGTGGCGGGGGCCTTCACGATCGACAGCCTCGGCGGCCCGTTCATTTCCCGTGTCGAGGGCGACCCGTCCACGGTGGTCGGAATGTCCCTGTCGACGCTCCGGAAGCTGGCTCGAGAACTCGGGGTCGTGTGGACCGACCTGTGGAACCGCTCTGAAGATTCCTCCGAACACCCGTAG
- a CDS encoding class I SAM-dependent RNA methyltransferase, protein MSGEVGQIVDLEITDAAHGGVVVGRLDGRVVFTGDAIPGERVRARLTDVSKTSFWRAETLEVTDASPHRQRHIWPEADIDRDPADRPGGAEFGHIELAHQRDLKCHILATALQRTGGLDIPVEFEGPRAASVGNHIVTEQPDGTRWRTRVSLHVDDDGRVGAFAARSHRVIQTENLPLATAAIERAAATLGRPAPGRIDLVQPADGHVRVLPHPGRAEGGRRGSAPRRSADVIVEHVGSRRFRVDAGGFWQVHRLAASTLTAVVAEELADGIDPDGWHLDLYGGVGLFGAVLGELAGPSARITSVEGNDRATEHAGENLAEWVGARAETARVDRWTRALRQTISERDRERLARGTVVLDPPRTGAGAAVVDDLAALAPASIVYVACDPVALARDLARFAGHGYRADHVRGIDLFPHSHHMEAVALLRRDAAR, encoded by the coding sequence ATGAGCGGCGAAGTAGGACAGATCGTCGACCTCGAGATCACGGATGCCGCTCACGGCGGCGTCGTCGTCGGCAGGCTCGATGGCCGAGTGGTGTTCACGGGCGACGCCATCCCGGGCGAACGGGTGCGAGCCCGGCTCACGGATGTCTCAAAGACCTCGTTCTGGCGGGCCGAGACCCTCGAGGTCACTGACGCATCACCCCATCGTCAGCGCCACATCTGGCCCGAGGCCGACATCGACCGCGATCCGGCGGACCGGCCCGGCGGCGCGGAGTTCGGTCACATCGAGCTCGCCCATCAGCGAGACCTCAAGTGCCACATCCTCGCGACGGCTCTGCAGCGGACCGGCGGGTTGGATATTCCGGTGGAGTTCGAGGGGCCGCGCGCGGCATCCGTCGGCAACCACATCGTCACCGAGCAGCCCGACGGCACGCGGTGGCGGACCCGCGTCTCGCTGCACGTCGATGACGATGGCCGCGTCGGTGCGTTTGCCGCGCGGAGCCATCGGGTCATCCAGACCGAGAACCTGCCACTGGCGACGGCGGCGATCGAGCGAGCCGCCGCGACGCTGGGCCGCCCCGCACCCGGACGGATCGACCTCGTCCAGCCCGCCGACGGGCACGTTCGCGTGCTCCCTCATCCCGGGCGAGCCGAGGGCGGCCGGCGGGGCAGCGCTCCCCGCCGAAGCGCCGATGTCATCGTCGAACACGTCGGCAGCCGCCGGTTCCGGGTCGACGCCGGCGGGTTCTGGCAGGTGCACCGGCTCGCGGCATCCACGCTCACCGCCGTCGTGGCAGAGGAACTCGCGGATGGCATCGACCCGGATGGGTGGCACCTCGACCTCTACGGTGGCGTCGGACTGTTCGGCGCGGTCCTCGGCGAGCTCGCGGGCCCCTCCGCGCGGATCACCTCGGTCGAGGGGAACGATCGCGCCACCGAGCACGCCGGGGAGAACCTCGCGGAGTGGGTCGGGGCGCGGGCGGAGACCGCCCGGGTGGACCGATGGACCCGCGCACTGCGGCAGACGATCAGCGAGCGCGATCGGGAGCGGCTTGCGCGCGGCACTGTCGTGCTCGATCCGCCACGCACGGGGGCTGGCGCGGCGGTGGTGGATGATCTGGCAGCGCTCGCGCCGGCATCCATCGTCTATGTCGCGTGCGATCCGGTTGCTCTCGCGCGCGACCTCGCGCGCTTCGCCGGTCACGGATATCGCGCCGACCACGTCCGCGGAATCGACCTGTTTCCTCATTCCCATCACATGGAGGCGGTTGCTCTGCTCAGACGGGACGCTGCTCGGTAG
- a CDS encoding sensor histidine kinase — MSAATHPRERALAAAWAQIPLAHDPTAGLGSFTRRRIERMISIVLAVGSVSLGAQAFVAALGSVQEPQAWHVAFMVGNFGSLAALLVTYIVGRSIAPAAITFCAIFVATLIAWPFVVAGQDIPPSDPPWTWFLVSVVTASSIMFLPLVWQMAWTVFVPVLFGITRLAQAGFAVDFWWPTLLDVSFAVILGGVFVTLGWMFRSIADNVDESRRSAVETYTAAAVTEAAENERVAVAALMHDSVLAALIASERAQTPREQGLAVAMAQEALTRLANAESDAGLGSDAPRRFATLVEEVERGARGLGVDLVVERSYGHDAPELPGRVANALILAAMQAIANSIEHAGGIGLTVTARHEPDTQRLHLEVQDLGDGFDLDMVPDDRLGIRGSIIARVAAVGGTVHITSDSNGTLVRLTWQGVRS, encoded by the coding sequence ATGAGCGCCGCCACTCACCCCCGCGAGCGAGCGCTGGCGGCAGCGTGGGCGCAGATTCCGCTTGCCCACGACCCGACGGCGGGCCTCGGCTCCTTCACCCGGCGACGGATCGAGAGGATGATCAGTATCGTCCTGGCGGTGGGGTCGGTCTCCCTCGGCGCTCAGGCATTCGTCGCGGCACTCGGCTCCGTTCAAGAACCTCAGGCGTGGCATGTCGCGTTCATGGTCGGCAACTTCGGCTCGCTTGCCGCGCTGCTGGTCACCTATATCGTCGGCCGCAGCATCGCACCGGCGGCGATCACCTTCTGCGCCATCTTCGTCGCGACCCTGATCGCCTGGCCCTTCGTCGTCGCGGGGCAGGACATCCCCCCGTCGGATCCGCCCTGGACCTGGTTCCTCGTCAGCGTCGTCACGGCGTCATCCATCATGTTCCTGCCCCTCGTATGGCAGATGGCATGGACGGTGTTCGTGCCGGTGCTGTTCGGGATCACCCGCTTGGCGCAGGCGGGTTTCGCGGTCGACTTCTGGTGGCCGACCCTGCTGGATGTGTCGTTCGCCGTCATCCTCGGCGGGGTCTTCGTGACTCTGGGGTGGATGTTCCGATCGATCGCCGACAACGTGGATGAGTCCCGTCGCAGCGCGGTGGAGACGTACACCGCTGCTGCGGTCACCGAAGCCGCAGAGAACGAGCGGGTCGCTGTTGCAGCGCTGATGCACGACAGCGTGCTCGCCGCCCTCATCGCCTCTGAGCGTGCGCAGACGCCGCGAGAGCAGGGGCTGGCCGTGGCGATGGCGCAGGAGGCGCTGACGCGCCTGGCCAACGCGGAAAGTGACGCGGGCCTGGGCAGCGATGCCCCGCGACGCTTCGCGACGCTCGTCGAAGAAGTGGAACGTGGCGCGCGGGGGCTCGGCGTCGATCTCGTCGTCGAACGCTCCTACGGGCACGATGCGCCCGAACTCCCGGGGCGGGTCGCGAATGCGCTGATTCTCGCGGCGATGCAGGCCATCGCGAACTCGATCGAGCACGCCGGCGGGATCGGACTCACGGTCACTGCACGCCACGAGCCAGACACCCAGCGGCTGCACCTCGAGGTGCAAGACCTCGGCGACGGGTTCGATCTCGACATGGTTCCGGACGACCGATTGGGTATCCGCGGGTCGATCATCGCCCGCGTCGCCGCGGTCGGGGGCACCGTCCACATCACATCCGACTCGAACGGGACGCTCGTTCGGCTGACCTGGCAGGGGGTGCGCTCATGA
- a CDS encoding acyl-CoA carboxylase subunit epsilon, whose amino-acid sequence MSNRDEPDQERDPAVPITIVRGDATAEELAAVVAVVSEHYVTEHAEAVADEPRRSAWALSQRALREPLRRELGWNRSPC is encoded by the coding sequence ATGAGCAACCGAGACGAACCCGACCAGGAGCGCGACCCCGCCGTGCCGATCACCATCGTGCGCGGCGACGCAACGGCCGAAGAGCTTGCTGCCGTCGTCGCCGTCGTCTCCGAGCACTACGTCACCGAGCACGCTGAGGCGGTCGCTGACGAGCCGCGGCGCTCGGCGTGGGCTCTCTCGCAGCGCGCGCTGCGAGAGCCGCTACGGCGAGAGCTGGGCTGGAACCGTAGTCCCTGCTGA
- a CDS encoding acyl-CoA carboxylase subunit beta produces MTDDIDLFTTAGKIADLRTRYQEAVVSAEESAREKQHAKGKLTARERIELLVDPGSFTELDEYVRHRTTAFGMDKSRPYGDSVVTGTGTIHGRTVAVYAQDFSTFGGSLGEVAGEKIIKVMELALRCGMPIIGILDSGGARIQEGVVALGKYGEIFRLNTRASGVIPQISIIMGPAAGGAVYSPALTDFVIMVDKTSQMFVTGPDVIKTVTGEDVGMEELGGAYTHNTRSGVAHYLAEDEDDAIDYVRTMLGFLPDNNLAEIPEYESAFEWETTDADRTLNAIIPDSPNQPYDIHDVIGHIVDDADFLEVQPLFAPNIVIGFGRIEGRTVGIIANQPSQMAGTLNIEAGEKASRFVRFCDAFSVPIVTLVDVPGYLPGTDQEWTGVIRRGAKLLYAYAEATVPLVTVILRKAYGGAYIVMGSKQLGADVNLAWPTAEIAVMGGQGAVNILYRGELKKASETGEDVAAVRTRLANEYTYNVASPFLAAERGELDGIIEPAQTRVAIAKALRSLRGKRASLPPKKHGNIPL; encoded by the coding sequence GTGACCGACGACATCGACCTGTTCACGACGGCCGGCAAGATCGCCGATCTGCGCACGCGCTACCAGGAGGCTGTCGTCTCCGCCGAGGAATCGGCGCGCGAGAAGCAGCACGCGAAGGGCAAGCTGACGGCCCGCGAGCGCATCGAGCTGCTCGTCGACCCCGGCAGCTTCACCGAACTGGACGAGTACGTGCGCCACCGCACTACCGCGTTCGGCATGGACAAGTCCCGCCCCTACGGCGACTCGGTCGTCACCGGCACCGGGACGATCCACGGTCGCACCGTGGCGGTGTACGCACAGGACTTCTCGACCTTCGGCGGCTCGCTCGGCGAGGTCGCCGGCGAGAAGATCATCAAGGTCATGGAGCTGGCCCTGCGGTGCGGGATGCCGATCATCGGCATCCTGGACTCCGGCGGCGCCCGCATCCAGGAGGGCGTCGTGGCCCTCGGCAAGTACGGCGAGATCTTCCGCCTGAACACCCGCGCCTCGGGCGTGATCCCACAGATCTCGATCATCATGGGCCCCGCCGCGGGCGGCGCCGTGTACTCCCCCGCCCTCACCGACTTCGTGATCATGGTCGACAAGACGAGCCAGATGTTCGTCACCGGCCCGGACGTCATCAAGACCGTCACCGGCGAGGACGTCGGAATGGAGGAGCTCGGCGGCGCCTACACCCACAACACCCGCTCGGGCGTCGCTCACTACCTCGCCGAAGACGAGGACGACGCGATCGACTACGTCCGGACCATGCTCGGGTTCCTGCCCGACAACAACCTGGCCGAGATCCCCGAGTACGAGAGCGCCTTCGAGTGGGAGACGACGGATGCCGACCGCACCCTGAACGCGATCATCCCCGACTCCCCCAACCAGCCCTACGACATCCACGATGTCATCGGCCACATCGTCGACGACGCGGACTTCCTCGAGGTGCAGCCACTGTTCGCCCCGAACATCGTCATCGGCTTCGGCCGCATCGAGGGCCGCACGGTCGGCATCATCGCGAACCAGCCCTCGCAGATGGCGGGGACGCTGAACATCGAGGCCGGCGAAAAGGCCAGCCGCTTCGTGCGTTTCTGCGATGCCTTCTCGGTGCCGATCGTGACGCTCGTCGACGTTCCCGGCTACCTTCCCGGTACTGACCAGGAGTGGACCGGGGTGATCCGACGCGGCGCCAAGCTGCTCTACGCCTACGCCGAAGCCACGGTGCCGCTCGTGACCGTGATCTTGCGCAAGGCCTACGGCGGCGCGTACATCGTGATGGGCTCCAAGCAGCTCGGCGCCGACGTTAACCTCGCGTGGCCGACGGCCGAGATCGCTGTCATGGGCGGCCAGGGTGCGGTGAACATCCTGTACCGCGGCGAGCTCAAGAAGGCCAGCGAGACCGGCGAGGATGTCGCCGCGGTGCGCACACGGCTGGCCAACGAGTACACCTACAACGTGGCCTCACCGTTCCTGGCCGCCGAGCGCGGTGAACTCGACGGCATCATCGAACCGGCTCAGACGCGTGTCGCGATCGCCAAGGCCCTCCGGTCGCTGCGCGGCAAGCGTGCCAGCCTGCCGCCGAAAAAGCACGGCAACATCCCCCTGTAG
- a CDS encoding biotin--[acetyl-CoA-carboxylase] ligase — protein MQTGEFPRAVAVAARLDVVARTGSTNADLLAAAAQQSDVYPHLSVLLTDDQRAGRGRLDRTWTAPAGAALAISVLVRVPHIPVDLRGWVPLIAGAAMTLAIRGQFAPGAPDASSGVALKWPNDVLIDGAKVCGILAQVLPGEPDAIVIGAGINTRMTPEQLPVPTATSLAIAGADVHPDRLAADYLRELDRMLAVAASGEDFAGLLAEVRGLCATVGREVRVTLPDDRMLDGRATGLDDAGRLIVAAAGESVAVAAGDVIHVR, from the coding sequence ATGCAGACAGGCGAGTTTCCGCGGGCGGTGGCTGTGGCGGCGCGGCTGGATGTCGTGGCGCGCACGGGATCCACCAACGCCGACCTCCTGGCGGCCGCGGCCCAGCAGTCGGATGTCTACCCCCACCTCTCGGTGCTGCTGACCGACGACCAGCGGGCGGGCCGGGGACGCCTGGATCGCACCTGGACAGCCCCCGCCGGGGCAGCCCTGGCGATCTCGGTGCTCGTCCGCGTGCCGCACATCCCCGTCGACCTGCGGGGGTGGGTGCCGCTTATCGCCGGCGCCGCCATGACACTCGCGATCCGCGGTCAGTTCGCGCCCGGCGCCCCGGACGCGAGCTCGGGTGTGGCGCTGAAGTGGCCGAACGATGTCTTGATCGACGGCGCGAAGGTGTGCGGCATCCTGGCTCAGGTGCTGCCGGGCGAGCCCGACGCCATCGTCATCGGCGCCGGCATCAATACGCGGATGACCCCGGAACAGCTGCCCGTGCCTACTGCCACGTCGCTGGCAATCGCCGGAGCCGACGTTCACCCCGACCGGCTCGCGGCCGACTACCTCCGGGAGCTCGACCGGATGCTGGCAGTTGCAGCGTCTGGTGAGGATTTCGCCGGCCTCCTCGCCGAGGTCCGCGGCCTCTGCGCAACCGTCGGGCGAGAGGTCCGGGTGACGCTGCCGGATGACCGCATGCTCGATGGCCGCGCGACCGGGCTCGATGACGCCGGGCGACTCATCGTCGCGGCAGCTGGCGAATCCGTCGCGGTCGCGGCGGGGGACGTCATCCATGTCCGCTGA
- a CDS encoding PH domain-containing protein: MSLHPGTGPSGFSPPPTSAGRPLAPAPGVSTPELLIAKVRGRRPALFLSAIVLIAVAAAAGYFYDNLPAPIENWMLLTAAALVILLLVFLPFLAWRAHVYTITTRRVIERSGLFVTRRRELAHVRGYSVQMRRGPLQRLAGSGTLILSNGVDEPMRITRVPQVALVHEVLIDQVEVNQILAHRDGQAPPES; encoded by the coding sequence ATGTCGCTGCATCCAGGCACAGGTCCGTCGGGGTTCTCCCCGCCGCCGACCTCTGCTGGGCGACCGCTCGCTCCCGCGCCCGGCGTTTCGACACCCGAACTGCTGATCGCGAAGGTTCGAGGCCGCCGCCCCGCGCTGTTCCTGTCGGCGATCGTCCTGATCGCGGTTGCTGCAGCCGCCGGGTACTTCTACGACAACCTTCCGGCCCCGATCGAGAACTGGATGCTGCTGACCGCGGCGGCCCTCGTCATCCTGCTGCTCGTGTTCCTGCCTTTTCTGGCGTGGCGCGCGCACGTGTACACGATCACGACGCGGCGCGTCATCGAACGCAGCGGCCTGTTCGTGACTCGCCGACGCGAGCTCGCGCACGTTCGCGGGTACTCCGTGCAGATGCGCCGTGGCCCGCTGCAGCGCCTGGCCGGCAGCGGGACGCTCATTCTTTCCAACGGCGTTGACGAGCCGATGCGGATCACCCGGGTCCCCCAGGTCGCGCTCGTGCACGAGGTGCTCATCGATCAGGTCGAGGTCAATCAGATCCTCGCTCACCGGGACGGCCAGGCGCCGCCGGAGTCCTGA